One genomic window of Psychrobacter cibarius includes the following:
- a CDS encoding BLUF domain-containing protein — MKCIAYVSRVPISDRTIRMPTGLSDIVSVSRKHNPKSQITGIISYREGQYLQVLEGPYLEVDKLMSKIASDPRHEDLWVFLDVRVIKRSFNNWAVSVFDFVDQGNFFNAFIENNSAVLNSFDESQQRRIQPFIDIKKSDTVPEKYYEGKDLRLLAWPDLNNESQPQMMNLCIKLTKKPYSFNALADSGDFGSHHQVTQIIREFDRLGLLSVTEAAPIHEQTVNEKKPNKFYGAIKKFLGMR, encoded by the coding sequence ATGAAGTGTATTGCGTACGTCAGTAGAGTGCCTATCAGTGATCGTACTATTCGAATGCCTACTGGGTTATCAGACATCGTTAGCGTCTCTCGTAAGCATAATCCAAAATCGCAAATTACGGGTATCATCTCTTACCGTGAAGGTCAGTATCTGCAAGTGCTAGAAGGCCCTTATTTGGAAGTAGACAAGTTAATGAGTAAGATAGCTTCCGATCCTAGACATGAAGATCTTTGGGTGTTTTTGGATGTGCGCGTGATCAAACGCAGCTTTAATAATTGGGCTGTGAGCGTGTTTGATTTTGTGGATCAAGGCAACTTTTTTAATGCGTTCATTGAGAACAATAGCGCTGTGTTAAACAGCTTTGATGAGTCTCAACAAAGACGTATTCAACCGTTTATTGATATAAAAAAATCTGATACGGTGCCTGAAAAGTATTATGAAGGTAAGGATTTAAGATTGCTGGCATGGCCTGATCTCAACAATGAAAGCCAGCCGCAGATGATGAACCTGTGTATCAAATTGACTAAAAAGCCTTATTCGTTTAATGCACTAGCGGACAGTGGTGATTTTGGCAGCCATCATCAAGTCACACAGATTATCAGAGAGTTTGATCGTTTAGGTTTATTGAGTGTCACAGAGGCAGCACCGATACATGAGCAAACCGTAAATGAGAAAAAGCCTAACAAATTCTATGGTGCGATCAAAAAATTCTTAGGAATGAGGTAA
- a CDS encoding amidohydrolase family protein, protein MPDLLIKNAQLPNHKNLVNISINGSYIESIDDISEKTEHDDAPKAIYDAKGYFVCAGFYESHIHLDKACILDRCTIEQGDLNEAVEETGKAKKDFTEVDVFNRASRVIEMAIKKGTVGLRTFVETDSKTEMRAFNAIKKARDTYAFAIDIEICAFAQSGLSNDLHTYELLKLALSQGADLVGGCPYKDEHPHKHIEMVFDLAEQFDVDVDFHLDFDLDPQGSSIPKLVEETIKRHYQGRVSIGHVTKLSAMDKDKRIEMAALLKFADITLTVLPATDIFLNGRDYEALIPRGMVNANELLAMGINTTISSNNILNAFTPYGDASLIRMANMYANITQLAKDEQIAEVFDMISKNAAKLLSRQTEIKVRAPATLVILEAKDAVEAIRINSQAIAGFKNGKQTFCNEVAHICFE, encoded by the coding sequence ATGCCCGATTTACTTATAAAAAATGCCCAATTACCCAATCATAAAAACTTGGTCAATATCAGTATAAACGGCTCTTATATTGAGAGTATTGACGACATTTCGGAAAAAACTGAACATGATGATGCGCCAAAAGCAATTTACGATGCTAAAGGTTACTTTGTCTGTGCAGGATTCTATGAGAGCCACATTCACCTTGATAAAGCCTGCATCCTTGATCGCTGTACTATAGAGCAAGGTGATTTAAACGAGGCTGTTGAAGAAACAGGTAAGGCTAAAAAGGATTTTACGGAAGTAGATGTGTTTAATCGTGCTTCACGAGTGATTGAGATGGCGATTAAAAAAGGCACCGTTGGTCTGCGCACCTTTGTTGAAACAGATTCAAAAACAGAGATGCGTGCCTTTAATGCCATCAAAAAAGCCCGCGATACCTATGCATTTGCCATCGATATAGAGATTTGCGCCTTTGCGCAATCAGGATTGAGCAATGACCTGCATACTTATGAGCTACTAAAACTGGCATTGTCACAAGGAGCTGATTTGGTTGGCGGATGTCCATACAAAGATGAACATCCTCACAAGCATATTGAAATGGTGTTTGACTTGGCTGAGCAGTTTGACGTCGATGTTGATTTTCATTTAGATTTTGATCTGGATCCACAAGGCTCGAGCATTCCAAAATTGGTTGAAGAAACCATCAAGCGCCATTATCAAGGTCGCGTGTCTATTGGTCATGTGACTAAACTGTCAGCGATGGACAAAGACAAACGTATAGAAATGGCTGCGTTACTGAAATTCGCTGACATTACCTTGACGGTGTTACCAGCCACCGACATATTTTTGAATGGACGTGATTACGAGGCGCTCATTCCTAGAGGCATGGTCAACGCCAATGAGCTATTAGCAATGGGCATCAATACGACTATTTCTAGTAATAATATTTTAAATGCTTTCACGCCTTACGGTGATGCCTCACTGATTAGAATGGCAAATATGTATGCCAATATCACTCAATTAGCAAAAGATGAGCAGATAGCGGAGGTATTCGATATGATTAGCAAAAATGCAGCGAAGCTTTTGTCACGGCAAACGGAGATTAAAGTACGAGCACCGGCTACCCTAGTCATATTAGAAGCGAAAGACGCGGTAGAAGCGATTAGAATTAATTCACAAGCCATCGCAGGCTTTAAGAATGGCAAGCAAACTTTTTGCAATGAGGTCGCTCATATTTGCTTTGAATAA